AGTGATTCGCGATATTTTTTTCCGTGTTTCATATTACCGCTCCACCTCTACGCCCATACTGCGCGCAGTACCGGCGATGATCTTCTTTGCCGCTTCAATGTCGTTCGCATTGATATCGGGCATCTTCGTTTTTGCAATTTCTTCCAACTTGCTCTGAGACAAAGTCGCAACCTTGTCGCGCAGCGGGTTAGCGGCACCTTTATCGATACCGGCAGCTTTTTTGATAAGCACCGCAGCGGGCGGAGTCTTGAGAATAAAGGTAAACGTTTTATCCTGATAGACGGTAATAACGACAGGAATAACCAATCCCTGTTCCATGGACTTTGTACGGTCATTAAACTGCTGTACAAACTGAGGGGCGCTGACGCCGTGAGGACCGAGCGCAGGGCCGACGGGCGGCGCGGGAGTCGCTTTTCCCGCGGGGCACTGCAGCTTGATAACGGCGGTCACCTTCTTTTTAGCCATATATGTACTCCTTACATTGGTATGACGAAACCCGGACGATTCCGAAATTTTCGTCTAGCGAGGCTGAATCATGCAACGCAGTTCAGCCTCTCCCAAAACAAGAACGAGCGGTATCTTTCTATATAAAACATACCGACAATTCTACGATCTAAATTTTTTCTACCTGTAAAAGATCGACTTCAACCGGGGTTGCGCGTCCGAAGATCTGCACCATAACCCGCAGTTTGTTTTTTTCAAGATTAACTTCTTCAATAGTACCGGAAAACGTCGCGAACGCGCCTTCGATAATTTTGACCTGTTCTCCAACGGAAAAAGACTGCTTAAGACGAGCCGTTTTTTCGCCCTTGATTTCACCGGACTTCTGCAGCAGAGATTTTGCCTCTTCCAAAGAAATCGGACGAGGACGTTCACTCGGACCGGTACCGACGAATCCCGTCACGCCCTGGATACGGCGAATAACGGAACAGACGGCTTTCCAGCCGATATCAGGCAGATCCAATTCGAGCATAATATAGCCGGGCAGAAATTTCTTCGTGGAAGTTTTCTTTTTACCGTCTTTAATCTCGACGACTTCCTCAACGGGCACCTTTATATCGAGCACCGCTTCGGAAGACAGATCGCCTGTCTCAAGAAGAGAACGGATCGTCCTTTCGATTTTGCCTTCATACCCCGTGTACGTATGAAGAATGTACCAGCCTTTTGCCATCAAATACGCCTAATTAAAATACGAGATTCATGCCGGTTACAAAAAGCAGATCAAGCAACCCGAGAATTACCGCAACAATAACAGTTGAAATCAGTACAACTCTTACAGAGGATACTACATCGGAACGGCTCGGCCATACGACTTTCTTAAGCTCGGCGCCACATTCCTTAAAAAACTGGACGATTTTTCCCATACCAGTCCCCATTTTCATTTAAGATACAGGCCAGGAAGGACTCGAACCCTCAACATTCGGTTTTGGAGACCGACGCTCTACCATTGGAGCTACTGACCTAAGATTATCGCCGGCAACACCGGCGTAAAAAACTATTTCGCTTTCGTTTCTTTATGCAGCGTGTGTTTACGGTCAAACGGGCAATATTTATTCAGTTCCAACTTACCCTGAATATTCTTGCGGTTTTTGTACGTTGTATAATTTTTGCGTTTGCATTCGCTGCACTGCAACGCGATGATTTCAACAGCTGTTTTTTTACTGGCCATTCTTTTATTCTCCTTAAAGAAGTATCCATTCCGACGTTACGCCGGTCCGCTTCCAGCCTCCGAGCGGGATCGAACCGCTGACCTCAACCTTACCATGGTTGCGCTCTACCGACTGAGCTACAGAGGCAAACATCAAAAACGACGTGTCCTGCTACTATACATGCTATATACTCTTTTGTCAATAGAGAAAATGATATTTAACCCCGCAACGCTGCAACCCGAACGCCGAGTATTGATGAATCAGCAAAAAACGGCTATCCTGTAAAAATACGCCGGCCGATGCCGGTACGGGTTTCGCTTTTACGCGGGACTGCAACTCCGGAGGATTCATGACACCAGACGTCCTTATCGACAACATCATCGCATCGTACGCGCAATACGGCGGTATCAATTCAGGCGAATCGCAGACGTTCCCCAACAGACAGAACGTCGTTACCGCGCTGCAGGATCTGCAAAGTCTGATTTTTCCCGGTTTCAGAACGGCGGAGCAAGTCGAACAGGAAAATCTGCATTATATTATCGGTGAAAAAATAAATCGGATCATCGCCGTACTCACGCGCGAAATCCAGAAGGCACTGCTGTATTTATGCAAGAACTGCGGGTATGAAAAAACGGCCTGCTTCGGCCTTGCGGAAAAAACGACGCTCGCGCTCATAGAAGCGATCCCCGAAATCAGACGCAAGATAAATCTCGACACGAAAGCGGCGCTTGCCGGCGACCCTGCGGCAAAAAGCAGTGAAGAAATCATCCTTTCCTACCCCGGGCTGGAAGCGGTCGTCGTATACCGGATAGCCCATTTTCTGCACGAAAACGGCGTACCCGTCATTCCGCGGATCATGAGCGAACACGTGCACGGCAAAACGGGAATCGACATCCATCCCGGCGCGCTCATCGGCGAATCTTTTTTCATAGATCACGGAACGGGCGTAGTCATCGGAGAAACCTGCGTTATCGGCAAAAACGTAAAAATCTATCAAGGCGTAACGCTCGGCGCGCTGAGCGTTCACAAAAAATTGCAGGATAAAAAACGGCATCCGACAATAGAAGACAACGTTACCATTTACGCCGGCGCAACGATTCTCGGCGGAAACACGGTCATCGGCAAAAACAGCGTTATCGGCGGAAACACCTGGGTTACCGAATCGGTTCCGCCGGACAGTACGATCACCATAAACTGACCCGCGCGAAAAGTGCGCCTGAAATCCGTTAAAGTCCCGGCAGCCCCATCAGCGTTTCGGCGGTGCGGAAGCGGTCGTAAGAATCTTCGTCGTACGGATAATCCCAACAGCCGCAGTACCGCACGACGGCGCCGCCGAGTCCCGTTTTAAATGTATACAAACCGCTCATCGGATGATTTTTATCGTTATTTGGCGGAATGCCGAGTAAATCGTACGTAACGCAGCCCGCGCGGCGAGCTGTCAGCATGGCTTCCCACTGCAAACCGTAACTCGCCATGTACGGTCCCGCATCGGCCCGGGATCCGGCGAACAGATAATACGCGCTTTTACCGCAGACAGCCAAAATCAGACCGGCAAGAAGCACCTCGTCTTTTTCCGCGGCAAGCAGATACAATTCGGGTTCCGGCACCGGCGCGCTCACCGGCATACGTCCGGGATTTGCGGACATCAGTTTACTGCCGGAAAGCGGCGCGTACGGCGGCCCTTTTCCGCAGTCCTCATGCGGGCTCGCCGTCTGTTTAAAAAACAAGCGGCCTATTTTTGCCGACTGCCGGAACAGCGTTTCAAAATACGCCAATTCTTCGGTAAAAAAACCTTTCCGCAAACCGGTGTCACGGTACAAGTCGTGCCAGACCGGAAGGAAATCGGCGTTTTTCCGGGAAAACAAAACGCCCATCCGGTACGATTTACGGATTGCGTTCCGCGTAGTCTGGCGCATACGGGAAAGCATTATTTCAGGAGAAGCGGTCAAGTCGACGAGCACGGTGTCAGGGCAAAAGTGATCGGACCCCGCTTTACGCAGATTACGGGTGTTCGTGCCGAAGTTCATGCGCATTTCGCGAATTTCGCTGCGCGGAACCGCCGTACCGGCGTACGGGGAAAACCACGCGGTGTCGAAGCGGACGAACGCCGTGCCGTCGGGCAAAAACGGGCGGATCCGTTCGGCGAGCGCTTCAAGCACGGAACCGTACCGGTCTTCTTTTACGGTGAACGCCGGCGCTTTGGGTACGTACGCGTACGGAATTCCCGCGCCGGTATTCCGCAGCAGCACCAGCAGCGGTACGAACCGCCGGCCGCCGCACGACGCGGCAACACACGATTCTCCGCCGCATGATTCGCCGACGTCCGGCGCGGCAGCGTCGTCGAATCCGCATAAAAAAAATACAGCCTGCTGTCCGCAGGCTGTTTTAAAGCCGCCCCAGAACGCCGTCTGGAACAAGTTGTCCTGTACCGGAAAATCTTCCGGCGAAATACGAGTTACAAGCATAATGCCACGACCATATCAAATATACGCGGACTATGCAAGGCAATAAAAAAAGAGGGGCCGGAAAACAACGTTAACCGGGCCCCTCACGTCCAGCAAGCCGGACATCGGAGAGAGTTTATCAGCTTATTTACAAGCTGTAATAAACATACTACAACCCAAAGAAAATGTCAATACTTTTTTAACTTTTTTCTGAACAATAATTAATACGGCAGCAACTGTAAACGGACGGTTAATTTTTGCCGTGCTGATCAGGCGCCTGTTCCTGCCTGAACGAATCGATCGATCTCATCCACGGCCGACCTTCGCATTGAAATATGCGCGGCGGACGGCAATTTTTCAAATCCGCGGCATATGAGAGCGATATATTTCTATTCAACATAGATATTTAAATAAAACAGGCTTGACTATATCGAGTTTCGTTTATAGAATAAAAAAAGGCGGGTTTTATATGAAAACAATCACAGTATGTATGGGCAGTTCGTGTTTCAGCAGAGGCAACTCGGCGAACGCCGAAGTTATCCAGCGATTTCTCACGGAAAACGATTTGCAGGATAAAGTAACGCTGCGCGGCTGCCTGTGCGAAAGCGAATGCAAAAACGGCCCGAACGTCCGCATAGACGGCAAACTGTACACGAATATGACTCCCGAAAGTCTCGTTGATCTGCTTTCTCACGAATTGGGACTCGACAAATGAATTTTTTATACCCCGTATACACCGAACAAACAGAATGTCAGGATTGCTACAAATGTATCCGCCGCTGCCCCGTCAAGGCGATCCGTGTTGAAAACGGACACGCGAAAATCATTTCCGAATTGTGCATCGTGTGCGGACGCTGCGTTATCAATTGCCCCGCGCACGCAAAACGCAGCCGCGACGACTCGGCCCGCGTAAAACAGCTGCTGAAGCTCAAGGAAAAAGTGATCGTGTCGCTGGCACCGTCGTTCGTGGCGGAATTTCCGGATTTTACGCCTCAGCAAATGATAGCGGCACTGAAAAAACTCGGCTTTTACGGCGTTTCGGAAACGGCGCTCGGGGCGGATCTGGTATCCGCGCAAGTTACCGAAGACTTGACGGCCGCTGCGGAAGGAAAAACGGATCGGAAACTGTTTTTATCGTCGGCGTGCCCTGCCGTCGTGGAATACGTAAAACAGTTTTTAGGCGAATACGCGCCGTTCATCACCGACCGGGCGTCGCCGCTTTTAGCACACGCGCGTTTTCTGCGCAAACAGTACGGCGACGATATCGGTATCGTATTCATGGGGCCGTGTATTGCAAAAAAGCGGGAAGCCGATACCTGGAAAGAAATCGACATAGCGCTTACGTTCAACGAACTGCGCGCTTGGTTTACCGCCGAAGGCATCAGAGCCGACACGGCCGTTCCCGCGGGGCATGAAGCGGAACAGCAATTCATTCCGCGGCGCGCGGCCAAAGGCGCGCTGTACCCGATCGACGGCGGTATGATAGCCGCGTGCAAAAAATACGCCAAATTGCCGGGCGTCCGCTCCATGTCCGTATCGGGCATAGACGAAATCCACGAAGCGCTCAAAGGATTCGAGCCGGATAAACTGGAATCGCCGCTTTTTATGGAATTGCTGTCGTGTATCGGCGGCTGCATCAACGGACCGGGAACGGCCCGAAATCTTTCGGGTGCGATGCGGCGAGTGCGCGTCGTGGAATACGCAGAGACGGCGGACGAAGTGCTCGACGGCACGACGAAAGCGGCCGCTCCGCCGCTGCAGGATACGCTGCCGGTTCCCGAATCGGATCGGAAACAGTATACGGAAGAAGATATCCGCTCCGCCCTCCGCGCCGTCGGCAAATATACGGCGGCCGACGAAGTTAACTGTGCCAGCTGCGGCTACGACACGTGCCGCGCGTTCGCCGAAGCGGTTTTGGACAATCGGGCGGAAAAAACGATGTGCGTTTCGTATATGCGCAAATTGGCGCAGAAAAAAGCGAACGGGCTGATCCGGGCGATTCCGAGCGGCGTCGTCATCGCAGATAAAAACCTACAGATAGTCGAATGCAACATGAACTTTGCCAAGCTGATGGGGCAGGACGTCATTGAAATGTACGAAGCGAAACCGGGACTCGAAGGCGCGGATCTGACGAAACTGACGGGAGCGTCCCGATTTTTTGCCGACGTGCTCGCACTGAACGGTCCGGACGTCATCGAACGCGATGTCCGCGAAGGAAAGAAGATTTTTCACGTAACGGTTTTTGAAATCGAAAAAGAAGAAATCGCCGCAGGCGTCCTGGAAGACGTTACCGCCCCGCAAAACCAGAAAAACAGAACGGTAACGCAAGCCCGCAAAATCATCGATAAAAATTTGTCCGTCGTCCAGAAAATCGCGTTTCTGCTCGGTGAAAACGCCGCCGAAACGGAATCGATGCTCAATTCGATCATCGATTCGTACACGGAAAGCGGAGACGACGACCAATGAATCCGCTGAACGCCGCCGGCTCCGCACCGAAAGGGGTGCTGCCCGAAACCTTTATAGAAGTGGGACATTACCAACTCTGCAAATACAATCAGCACGCCGAAGGCGATGTGTTTCTGTCGCAGAAAAACCCGGCCGACGGCCGCGTTATCACCACACTGTCCGACGGTCTCGGATCCGGCATCAAAGCGGGCGTGCTTGCGACGCTGACCGCAACGATGGCAACGAAGTTTATCGCGAACGACATTCCGATCCGGCGGGCTGCCGAAATTATCATGAACACGCTGCCGGTCTGCAAGGAGCGGGGCATCAGTTACGCAACGTTCACGCTCGTCGACATCGAACCGAACGCGACCGTGCGCATCATGGAATACGATAATCCGCCGTACGTGCTGATCAGGCAGCAGACGATCATCGAACCGATCAAGGACATCACGCCGATCGAGCGGAAAAACAAAAAAACGGCGCCGACGCGCGACGCGCTTTTGCAGTATTCGCGGTACGCAGCCCGGCCGGGCGACCGGCTCGTCTTTTTTTCGGACGGCGTAACGCAGGTGGGAATGGGGTCGCCCTGCTATCCGTTCGGCTGGGGTTCGCCGAACGCACAGACGTTCATCCTCGAAAAGGTAATCGAAAACCCTGAAATCAGCGCGCGCGATTTGGCGCGTTCGGTCGTGCAGGAAGCGTGTTTCCACGACGGCTTCAAGCCGAAAGACGACATAACGTGCGGCGTCATTTATTTCCGGAAACCGCGCGACATGCTCGTAATGACCGGCCCGCCCGTTCATAAGGAAAGCGACTCGGAAATAGCCCGCATTTTTTCTCTCTTCGACGGCCATAAAATCATCTGCGGAGGGACGACGGCGAACATACTGTCGCGCGAACTGAACCGGCCGATCAGGGTCAGCCTGAAAGACTTCGATCCGAAGGTGCCGCCGTATTCGGAGATGGAAGGCGCGGACATGGTAACGGAAGGCATCATCACGATGGGCGCCGTGTCCGAAATTCTTGAAAACAGGGCGGAAATGGACGGGCTCGCCGTAAACGCGGCGACCAAAATGGTCGAACTGTTTTTGAATTGCGACCGGATCTGGTTCGTCGTAGGCACGAAGATAAACGAAGCGCATCAGGATCCGAACATGCCGGTCGAATTGGAGATCCGACGCAACGTCGTCAAAAAGATTGCGGCTCTGCTGCAGGACACGTATCTGAAAGAAGTGCACATTCAGTATTTTTAACATACGGACGTTCTCCGGCGATTCGCACGCGCTCATACGCTGCGGCGGCAAACATCGGAGAGACGAGTCCGTCTGACGTTTTGCGGCTGCAAAACGATATATCAACTGCACGTTCGCGCTTTGCATTGAACGTGCTTAAAAAGCCGTTTCGGAAACTGACGTTTCCTTACTGACTTTTTATGGGAGTATCTATGAACAAAATTCACGTTTCGATTTGCACCGGAACAGCGTGCTTCGTAATGGGAGCGTCGGAAATCATGCTTTTGGAAGAGCAATTGCCGCCCGAACTGCAAGGGCGCGTTGAAATAGAAGGCATTACGTGTTTTGATAAATGCAAGAACGCCGAATGCGGCAAAGCGCCGTTCGTACAGATAAACGGCGAAACGATTCCCGAAGCGTCGCTCGTTACCGTGATCGACCGCATCAGGGAACTCGCGGGCGCGTAACCGAAAGCAAGGCGGACAGCCGGAAATCGAGCGCGCAGCAGGCGTCCGCCGCGCGGCCCGAGAATCAAACGCGCAGCCGGAAACCGAACGGATCGGAAAGAGAGATTTCCTCACCGAATTTTTACAGGAGACGACAAATGCTGAATATTAATAATAACGCCGCGCAGTTGAAGCGCGAAATACTCGTACGCATCGCAAAACTGCAGCTTGAAGGTAAATTGGAAGAAGGCGTTCATTATATTCCCAGAGAAATGGCACCGGTCGGCAGCCAGCCGGTTCGCTGCTGCATTTACCATGACCGGGAAATCCTGCGGCAGCGCGTTATGGCGCGCCTCGGATGCAGCGTTGAAAACTACGACGATGAGAAAAAACTGGCGGAATTCGCGCACGAAGCGCTGAACCGGGAAAAACCCACGTGGCCGATGCTGACCGTTTTGGACGAAGCGTGCAACGCGTGCGTACGCAGCCATTACATGGTTACCAACGCGTGCCAAGCGTGTCTGGCGCGTCCGTGTATGATGAACTGCGCAAAAAAAGCAATCGCAATCACCGAAGGACGCGCGCGCATCGACCCCGAAAAATGCGTTAACTGCGGCCTTTGTATGCAGAACTGCCCGTACCACGCGATTATCAAGATTCCCGTACCGTGCGAAGAAGCCTGCCCGGTCGGCGCCATTTCCAAAGACGAAACGGGCAAAGAACGTATCGACTATCACAAATGCATTTTCTGCGGAAATTGTATGCGTGAATGTCCGTTCGGCGCCATGATGGACAAAAGCCAACTCGTGGACGTATTGAAGCGTATCATGGACGGGAAAAAAGTCGTCGCCATGTACGCACCCGCAATCGCAGCCCAATTCCGCGCCGCACCCGGCCAGCTTGAAGGCGCGCTGAAACAAGCCGGATTCGCCCGGACGTGGGAAGTCGCCATCGGTGCTGATATAACCGCGGATAAAGAAGCGCACGAATTTGAAGAACGTATGGAACGGGGCGACAAAATGATGACGACGTCGTGCTGCCCCGCGTACGTGCGCGCCGTACACAAACACGTACCGGAACTGTCGCCGTGTATTTCCGATACCAGAAGCCCCATGCACTATACGGCGGAAATCGCCAAAAAAGCCGATCCGGACTGCGTGAGCGTGTTTATCGGTCCGTGTCTGGCAAAACGCCGTGAAGGAATGGACGACGAGTTCGTCGATTACGTCCTTTCAATAGAAGAAATAGGCGCATTGTTCGTAGCGAAAGGGATAGACGTTGCCAAGACGGAAGCTGAACCCGGAACCATTATTCCCACCGTTTCCGGCAGGAACTTTGCCGTTACCGGCGGCGTCGCCGAATCGGTGCGCGTCCGGCTGACCGACCCCGAAAAACTGAAAGCCGCAGTCATCAACGGACTGAACAAAGCCGGTATGAAACAGCTCGCACAGTACGGCAAAATCAGAAGCGGCGAAGCGCCGTACACGGCGGACTGTCCGAACCTGATAGAAGTCATGGCGTGCGAAGGCGGCTGCATCGCCGGCCCTTCGGTAATAACAAACCCGAAAGTCGCCGCCATTCAGCTTAAAAAATACGTCGAAGCGGGCGCGTCGGACAAGACGAACGCCGAATAAACGGCCCGTTATCCGAAAATAACCCGTTATCCGAAAACGGCACCGGCGGCATCGCACGGTGCCGTTTTTTCACCCTTTCCGTGCAGTTTCCGCACAGTTCCGCACATCGCCGGCGGGAAAAGCAAGCCGCACTCAGCGGATTACTCAGCGGGAACACGGCAGGCGTTCAGCGGATTACTCAGCGGGAACGTTCACGGATCGGAATCTAAAAAGCTAAGATCTCAAAAAAAGAAACCGATATTAATAAAAGCGTGTTTCGGGATTTTGCTCCGCCCGCGGCATGCGCGACTCATGGGAGATTTCTAAATGAAGCGATCAGAAAAAATAACCGCAGCATCCGGTTTTATAGTACTCATACTTGCAGCTCTTTTTTCCATTGCACTATTACTGCACTTTTTCAACTTCGGCTTGGTACGTTCGGGCGGAGCACGCTTTTTTCTTGCGCTCGGCTCCATGCTTTACAGCGTGTACGGTTTTTCATGCATACTGATTCCGCTCTTTTTATGCGTAACCGGTTTGAGCTGCTTTGCCGAAACCTGGTCCGTAAAAAAGGGAATAATCCTGCTCGTTTCAGTAATACCGTTCTTTACCGTTGCACTCACGGAACGGTTCGCAAGGTTTCTTGCCGCCGCCGAAAGCGGCCCGCTGCTTACCATAAAAATATGCGCGCTGCTGACCATCGGCGCGCTGCTGATCGCGATCGAATACATTGCGGCGAGCATCGCCGGCGATAAAATACAGAACGCCCTGCTCGCCCGGCAAATGCCCCGAAAGTCCGGCAATGAAGCCGATACCGCGGAAATCGAACCCGAAGCAGAATTCCCCGCAGACTTTCCAAGCGAACCGGAACGGCCTGAAGCGGCTGAAAGCCTTCAAACAGAACCGGCCGCCGCCAGTCAAAGCGAACAGCCGGAAACGCAGCCGGAGCAGCCGGAAGCGGCGGAGCCGGCGGCGCCGCACGAAATCACCGTAGAATTGCAGACGCCCGGCATGACGATTGCCGAAGCGGAACGCTTGGCGGCGGAGGAATCGGCCGAGCAGGCGGCACCCAGTCCGGTTCCGGCACCCGATTCGGAATTGTACAGTTCCGACGAAGCGGCCTTTATCGAAAATCCGTTCGCAGAAGACGGCGGAACAGCAGCCGAAGCCGCCGGCACGGACGAAGACGAATCTGACGAATCTGACGATTTAGACGCTATCGACGACATTGACGATGCGGACGACGACGAAACGTATTCCGATGAAGACGACGATTGCGCGGACGAAGCGCAGGATTTTGACGATGTGTTCGACACCGAAACGGACGGCGGCGATTGCGCGGATTCGATAGATTCGACGGATCCGGCGGCTGAAGCCGAACCGGAAACCGCCGCACATTCCGCACATTCCGCACATTCCGCACATTCCGCCGCTATGGACGCGGCCGCATACCCGGAGGAACGCAGCTGCGCAGAAACGGCAGTATCAGCGCCCGGCTCCGCCGCTTCGGCAAACACCGCTTCGGCGGAAACGACCTCGGCATCGGCATTGCCGCTCGTTGAACGCGCGGTTCCGGCCCGCATAAAAGGCGCGCCGTATCACATTCCGGTCGACGGTCTGCTTACGTCGTATCCCGACGGTGAATACTGGATTATCGACGACGAAACGCTCGCTTCCGCAGGGGAACTTAAAGACACCCTCAGCGAGTTCAAAATAGCGGCAGAAGTAACCGGCATCAGAAAAGGGCCGGTTATCACGATGTTTGAAATTCTGCCCGCGCCCGGCGTAAAACTGAGCAAAATAGTCGCGCTGCAGGACAACATCGCGCTCCGCCTCGCCGCGTCGAGCGTCCGCATCGTCGCCCCCATTCCCGGCAAGCACGCCGTCGGCATCGAAGTGCCAAACAAGGAACGCGCCATCGTCAGTTTCAAGGAACTCATCGAAACCGAAGCGCCGGCGTTCAAAAAATACGCGATTCCCGTCATTCTGGGAAAAGACATCACCGGAGAAGCGCAAATCATCGATCTGGCAAAAACGCCGCACTTGCTGATCGCCGGATCCACCGGTTCGGGCAAATCGGTGTGCGTCAATACGATGATTCTTTCCATTCTGTACAAAAGATCGCCGCAGGACGTCAAAATGATCCTGATAGACCCCAAAATCGTCGAACTCAAACTGTACAACGATATTCCGCACCTTTTGACGCCGGTCATCACCGAACCCAAAAAGGCGTTTCAGGCGCTACAGTATTGTCTGTGCGAAATGGAACGCCGATACGCGCTGCTCGACGGCATGGGCGTCCGTGAAATCGCCAGCTACAACCGCCGCATTGCCGAACGCAACATCGCGACGGAAAAACTGCCGTACATCGTCATCATCATAGACGAATTTGCGGATCTGATGGCCACGACCGGCAAGGAACTCGAATCCACCGTTGCGCGTCTTGCCGCCATGAGCCGCGCCGTCGGCATCCATCTGGTGCTGGCAACCCAGCGCCCCTCGATCGACGTTATCACCGGACTCATCAAGGCGAACATTCCCACCCGCATCGCGTTCATGGTGGCGTCCAAAATGGACAGCCGCATCATCATAGACCAAGTCGGCGCGGAAAAGCTGCTCGGCCGCGGCGACATGCTGTACGCGTCGGCAACCGATCCGTTCCCCGTGCGTATCCAAGGAACGTTCGTTTCGGACACTGAAGTCGAAAACGTCGTCGAATACGTCAAACAGTACGGCGAGCCCGAATACATCGACGATGAAATCTTTGTGGAAGATGAAGAGATCGACATGGGACCGTCGCTGTTCAGCGACGGAGACGATCCGCTGTACGAGCAGGCGCTCGAAATCGTCGTCCAGGCGGGCAAGGCGTCCGCGTCGTATATCCAGCGCAGACTCAAAATCGGCTACAACCGGGCGGCACGTCTGGTGGAAGAAATGGAAGCGCGCGGCATCGTCGGCCCCGCGAACGGGTCGAAACCGCGCGACATTCTGCAAGTACCGTAACGCCGAAGCGAACCGCGCCGGCCGCAGCAGCCGAGGCGAACCGAGCCGAAACGGACGGCCGCCTTAACTTAACCGAAGCGCCGTCCCCGCAGCGGGTCGAAACCGCGCGACATTCT
This sequence is a window from Treponema brennaborense DSM 12168. Protein-coding genes within it:
- a CDS encoding lipid II:glycine glycyltransferase FemX — protein: MLVTRISPEDFPVQDNLFQTAFWGGFKTACGQQAVFFLCGFDDAAAPDVGESCGGESCVAASCGGRRFVPLLVLLRNTGAGIPYAYVPKAPAFTVKEDRYGSVLEALAERIRPFLPDGTAFVRFDTAWFSPYAGTAVPRSEIREMRMNFGTNTRNLRKAGSDHFCPDTVLVDLTASPEIMLSRMRQTTRNAIRKSYRMGVLFSRKNADFLPVWHDLYRDTGLRKGFFTEELAYFETLFRQSAKIGRLFFKQTASPHEDCGKGPPYAPLSGSKLMSANPGRMPVSAPVPEPELYLLAAEKDEVLLAGLILAVCGKSAYYLFAGSRADAGPYMASYGLQWEAMLTARRAGCVTYDLLGIPPNNDKNHPMSGLYTFKTGLGGAVVRYCGCWDYPYDEDSYDRFRTAETLMGLPGL
- a CDS encoding SpoIIE family protein phosphatase; the protein is MNPLNAAGSAPKGVLPETFIEVGHYQLCKYNQHAEGDVFLSQKNPADGRVITTLSDGLGSGIKAGVLATLTATMATKFIANDIPIRRAAEIIMNTLPVCKERGISYATFTLVDIEPNATVRIMEYDNPPYVLIRQQTIIEPIKDITPIERKNKKTAPTRDALLQYSRYAARPGDRLVFFSDGVTQVGMGSPCYPFGWGSPNAQTFILEKVIENPEISARDLARSVVQEACFHDGFKPKDDITCGVIYFRKPRDMLVMTGPPVHKESDSEIARIFSLFDGHKIICGGTTANILSRELNRPIRVSLKDFDPKVPPYSEMEGADMVTEGIITMGAVSEILENRAEMDGLAVNAATKMVELFLNCDRIWFVVGTKINEAHQDPNMPVELEIRRNVVKKIAALLQDTYLKEVHIQYF
- a CDS encoding (2Fe-2S) ferredoxin domain-containing protein is translated as MKTITVCMGSSCFSRGNSANAEVIQRFLTENDLQDKVTLRGCLCESECKNGPNVRIDGKLYTNMTPESLVDLLSHELGLDK
- a CDS encoding NAD(P)H-dependent oxidoreductase subunit E yields the protein MNKIHVSICTGTACFVMGASEIMLLEEQLPPELQGRVEIEGITCFDKCKNAECGKAPFVQINGETIPEASLVTVIDRIRELAGA
- the epsC gene encoding serine O-acetyltransferase EpsC, translated to MTPDVLIDNIIASYAQYGGINSGESQTFPNRQNVVTALQDLQSLIFPGFRTAEQVEQENLHYIIGEKINRIIAVLTREIQKALLYLCKNCGYEKTACFGLAEKTTLALIEAIPEIRRKINLDTKAALAGDPAAKSSEEIILSYPGLEAVVVYRIAHFLHENGVPVIPRIMSEHVHGKTGIDIHPGALIGESFFIDHGTGVVIGETCVIGKNVKIYQGVTLGALSVHKKLQDKKRHPTIEDNVTIYAGATILGGNTVIGKNSVIGGNTWVTESVPPDSTITIN
- a CDS encoding [Fe-Fe] hydrogenase large subunit C-terminal domain-containing protein, with product MNFLYPVYTEQTECQDCYKCIRRCPVKAIRVENGHAKIISELCIVCGRCVINCPAHAKRSRDDSARVKQLLKLKEKVIVSLAPSFVAEFPDFTPQQMIAALKKLGFYGVSETALGADLVSAQVTEDLTAAAEGKTDRKLFLSSACPAVVEYVKQFLGEYAPFITDRASPLLAHARFLRKQYGDDIGIVFMGPCIAKKREADTWKEIDIALTFNELRAWFTAEGIRADTAVPAGHEAEQQFIPRRAAKGALYPIDGGMIAACKKYAKLPGVRSMSVSGIDEIHEALKGFEPDKLESPLFMELLSCIGGCINGPGTARNLSGAMRRVRVVEYAETADEVLDGTTKAAAPPLQDTLPVPESDRKQYTEEDIRSALRAVGKYTAADEVNCASCGYDTCRAFAEAVLDNRAEKTMCVSYMRKLAQKKANGLIRAIPSGVVIADKNLQIVECNMNFAKLMGQDVIEMYEAKPGLEGADLTKLTGASRFFADVLALNGPDVIERDVREGKKIFHVTVFEIEKEEIAAGVLEDVTAPQNQKNRTVTQARKIIDKNLSVVQKIAFLLGENAAETESMLNSIIDSYTESGDDDQ
- the rpmG gene encoding 50S ribosomal protein L33, encoding MASKKTAVEIIALQCSECKRKNYTTYKNRKNIQGKLELNKYCPFDRKHTLHKETKAK
- the secE gene encoding preprotein translocase subunit SecE translates to MGKIVQFFKECGAELKKVVWPSRSDVVSSVRVVLISTVIVAVILGLLDLLFVTGMNLVF
- the nusG gene encoding transcription termination/antitermination protein NusG; the protein is MAKGWYILHTYTGYEGKIERTIRSLLETGDLSSEAVLDIKVPVEEVVEIKDGKKKTSTKKFLPGYIMLELDLPDIGWKAVCSVIRRIQGVTGFVGTGPSERPRPISLEEAKSLLQKSGEIKGEKTARLKQSFSVGEQVKIIEGAFATFSGTIEEVNLEKNKLRVMVQIFGRATPVEVDLLQVEKI
- the rplK gene encoding 50S ribosomal protein L11: MAKKKVTAVIKLQCPAGKATPAPPVGPALGPHGVSAPQFVQQFNDRTKSMEQGLVIPVVITVYQDKTFTFILKTPPAAVLIKKAAGIDKGAANPLRDKVATLSQSKLEEIAKTKMPDINANDIEAAKKIIAGTARSMGVEVER